From Plasmodium falciparum 3D7 genome assembly, chromosome: 9, one genomic window encodes:
- a CDS encoding FHA domain protein, putative, translating to MITNKKNRTSKNKNYIINVNCYTWINNSHGLFDYESENFYKKCFKIKCLYNYYYILKDDINVEIKNEEEISNVMGNNNSLKLICKIKYINNNYQLIPCIENIYDDTINSDTKVNEINENNNINSNNNNNNNNNNNNNNNNNNNNNNNNNNNNNNNNNNNNNNNNNNNNNNNNNNNNSDMDNFWVIVKYLKNKSSILHEDDVIKLGRVKLKIKKIITNAQQEREYNKSQSPFDDDECETVAPETEHLNTSTNNIMSNSYMNSSVINHNMNFTNNVLEDDICIHCENLIVENRDTQVNHTNIEENTNNSKNQNTRNTNQFMANTNVNVQMIDNENINNMNNSYLDDFYLFKNNTSNHEYSNKQMGIENNNNNNIHNGYAHGPQTYSNNIENVSKREGEQSKENLEKKQLRIITSVDNNNNNNNNNNNLVIVSNNIRGNNKHPNSVLKLSNNKDNNNKDNNNNNYNNKTNKCFTAKNVTLNIEDEVCRDINVELENMNPNNDERRNTSVSIHNNNNNNNFMEDNMNVLINNNVHNNIISTNSNVLITTKCCCKQSGMNVFNQNSNNIPNNSNSIIKKYKKEDVCDDLIKDMCILNGKEFPNPPSLYNCRICLCEYENVNNPLVSPCKCKGSMKYVHLNCLRTWMRGRLNVRNDCSSCSFFWKQLNCELCKFPYPTYIYIQNKYLELYEIPKPELPYIIIELMNDRNKGFYIVSLANTKCVRMGRGHDSDVRVNDISVSRFHALIKFHNGNFYIEDCKSKFGTLIQIRKPVFFNIRRNKFIALQIGRTVMYVYMKRKNWIFLPICLKLSKTKDEDVSTLDNFSSKMLVDNNMQAPINNNFEYNRDNNNNNELPNNQNTNQILERVNNQIINNESNNSNVHVNNTLNQNRNVHINVSNNILLGGANSNHHNNDDNNDESNDNMYDNIYDDNNNNNNDYIVARGNNLNMCNNNNQQNVNNQININNNNNNNNNTHNSINSIDEANINLNSTTSEQNLTLSNIPINNNIKNDQAHNNNNNNNNNTNNMTNGNISNNANSQNIL from the coding sequence ATGATTactaataaaaagaatagaacttcaaaaaacaaaaattatatcataAATGTAAATTGCTACACGTGGATTAATAATAGCCATGGATTATTCGATTATGAGAGTGAGAATTTTTATAAGAAATGTTTCAAgataaaatgtttatataattattattatatattaaaagatgatataaatgtggaaataaaaaatgaggaAGAGATAAGTAATGTTAtgggaaataataatagtttaaaattaatatgtaaaattaaatatataaataataattatcaacTAATACCTtgtatagaaaatatatatgatgatacAATTAATAGCGATACGAAGGTGAacgaaataaatgaaaataataacattaatagtaacaataataataataataataataataataataataataataataataataataacaacaataataataacaacaataataacaacaataataacaataacaataataataacaataataataacaataacaataacaataataataataataatagtgataTGGATAATTTCTGGGttattgtaaaatatttaaaaaataaaagttccATATTACATGAAGATGATGTTATTAAACTAGGAAGagttaaattaaaaataaaaaaaatcataacaAATGCACAACAAGAAAgggaatataataaatcacAATCTCCttttgatgatgatgaatGTGAAACAGTAGCACCAGAGACGGAGCATTTGAATACGtcaacaaataatattatgtctAATAGTTACATGAATAGTAGTGTTATAAATCATAATATGAATTTTACTAATAATGTTCTGGAAGATGATATTTGTATACATTGCGAGAATCTAATAGTAGAAAATAGAGATACTCAAGTGAATCATACtaatatagaagaaaatacaaataattctAAAAACCAAAATACAAGAAATACAAACCAATTTATGGCAAATACCAATGTTAATGTACAAATGATTGATAacgaaaatattaataacatgaataattcttatttggatgatttttatttatttaaaaataatacatccAATCATGAATATTCAAATAAGCAAATGggaatagaaaataataataataataatatacacaaTGGCTACGCCCATGGTCCACAAActtattcaaataatatagaaaatgtaAGTAAAAGGGAAGGAGAGCAATCAAAAGAAAATTTGGAGAAAAAACAATTAAGAATAATAACATCggttgataataataataataataataataataataataatttggtTATAGTTTCAAACAACATAAGAGGAAATAACAAACACCCTAATTCTGTCCTAAAATTATccaataataaagataacaataataaagataacaataataataattataataataaaacaaataaatgctTTACAGCTAAAAATGTTACCTTAAATATTGAAGATGAAGTATGTAGGGACATCAATGTGGAGTTAGAAAATATGAACcctaataatgatgaaaggAGAAATACTTCTGTaagtatacataataataataataataataatttcatgGAAGATAATATGAACGTATTAATCAATAATaatgttcataataatatcataagTACAAATTCAAATGTTTTAATTACAACAAAATGTTGTTGTAAACAGAGTGGTATGAATGTGTTTAAccaaaatagtaataatattcctaataattcaaatagtattattaaaaaatataaaaaagaagacgTATGTGATGATCTTATAAAAGATATGTGTATTCTTAATGGAAAGGAATTTCCTAATCCCCCAAGTTTATATAATTGTCGAATATGTTTATGTGAAtatgaaaatgtaaataaccCATTAGTATCACCATGTAAATGTAAAGGATCTATgaaatatgtacatttaaATTGTTTAAGAACATGGATGAGAGGACGACTAAATGTGAGAAATGATTGTTCTTCTTGTTCATTTTTCTGGAAACAATTAAATTGTGAGTTATGTAAATTTCCATAtccaacatatatatatattcaaaataaatacctagaattatatgaaatacCGAAACCTGAATtaccatatattattatagaaCTAATGAATGATAGAAATAAAGGATTTTATATTGTTAGTTTAGCAAATACTAAATGTGTTCGTATGGGAAGAGGTCATGATAGTGATGTCAGGGTTAATGATATCTCAGTTTCTCGATTTCACGCTCTAATTAAATTTCATAATggaaatttttatatagaaGATTGTAAGAGTAAATTCGGTACATTGATCCAAATACGAAAACctgtattttttaatatccgaagaaataaatttattgcTTTACAAATTGGTAGAACggttatgtatgtatatatgaaaagaaaaaattggaTATTCTTACCTATATGTTTAAAATTATCAAAAACAAAAGATGAAGATGTTAGTACCCTTGATAATTTCTCTTCAAAAATGTTagtagataataatatgcaGGCACCGATTAATAACAATTTTGAGTATAACagagataataataataataatgaactacctaataatcaaaatacaAATCAAATCCTAGAAAGGGTTAATAATCAAATCATAAATAATGAATCCAACAATTCAAATGTTCATGTTAATAATACCCTAAATCAAAATCGTAATGTTCATATAAATGTTagtaacaatatattattaggAGGTGCAAATAGcaatcatcataataatgatgataataatgatgaaagtaatgataatatgtatgataatatatatgatgataataataataataataatgattacaTTGTTGCTAGaggaaataatttaaatatgtgTAATAACAACAATCAACAAAATGTTAACaaccaaataaatataaacaataataataataataataataatacacataATTCAATTAACAGTATAGATGAAgctaatataaatttaaatagtACAACTAGCGAACAGAATTTAACTCTCTCAAATATACCtatcaataataatattaaaaatgaccaagctcataataataataataataataataataatacgaaTAATATGACAAATGGAAATATAAGCAATAATGCAAATTCACAAAATATCCTTTga
- a CDS encoding small nuclear ribonucleoprotein Sm D3, putative, with amino-acid sequence MSVGIPIKLLHEGIGHTISVETKSGILYRGTLLFAEDNMNCLLENVSVVKKDGKQILLEQVYIRGGSVSFMIFPDMLRYAPIFKINKSKAKTNFTTIRRAMEAHARIASKNKDLKA; translated from the exons atgtcaGTTGGAATACCAATAAAGTTATTACATGAGGGAATAGGTCATACCATATCTGTTGAAACAAAATCGGGAATTTTATATAGAGGCACATTG cttTTTGCAGAGGATAACATGAATTGTTTACTTGAAAATGTATCAGTAGTAAAAAAAGATGGCAAACAAATCTTATTGGAa cAAGTATATATAAGAGGTGGTAGCGTGTCATTCATGATATTTCCAGATATGTTGAGATATGCTcctatatttaaaattaataaatccAAAGCAAAAACTAATTTTACAACCATAAGAAGAGCAATGGAAGCTCATGCTAGAATTGcatcaaaaaataaagacTTAAAAGCATAG